The following proteins are co-located in the Labrys monachus genome:
- a CDS encoding acyltransferase domain-containing protein, producing MTLALLCSGQGHQGPGMLDLFAEAPILATAGALLGHDVRAFLDTAGEEALHANRASQILCVARGLAAAACLAPKGPLLIAGYSVGEMTAWGVAGVWPPERTLRLAARRAELMDAASGADDGLGYVRGLPREQVARLAARFDCAIAIVNPGDLFVIGGPREEVARCCRAALEAGAAAARAIAVRVASHTPRLSGAVAPFRAALEASQPGRPARDRTLIGAADGAVVAGAAGLAGLAAQLAATIDWAAVLEAMVERGMTRVLELGPGTALADMVRSAYPALDVRAIDDFRSLDGIQAWLAR from the coding sequence GTGACGCTGGCGCTGCTGTGCTCCGGACAGGGCCATCAGGGCCCCGGCATGCTCGATCTGTTCGCCGAGGCGCCGATCCTCGCCACGGCGGGCGCCCTGCTCGGCCACGACGTGCGGGCCTTCCTCGACACCGCCGGCGAGGAAGCGCTGCATGCCAACCGCGCGAGCCAGATCCTCTGCGTCGCGCGCGGCCTGGCCGCGGCGGCGTGCCTCGCCCCGAAGGGCCCCCTGCTCATCGCGGGCTACAGCGTGGGAGAGATGACCGCCTGGGGCGTGGCCGGCGTCTGGCCGCCGGAGCGCACGCTCCGGCTCGCCGCCCGGCGGGCCGAGCTGATGGATGCGGCGAGCGGCGCGGACGACGGGCTCGGCTATGTGCGCGGCCTGCCGCGGGAGCAGGTCGCCCGGCTCGCCGCGCGGTTCGATTGCGCCATCGCCATCGTCAATCCCGGCGATCTCTTTGTGATCGGCGGCCCGCGCGAAGAGGTGGCCCGATGCTGCCGGGCGGCGCTGGAGGCCGGGGCGGCGGCGGCGCGTGCCATCGCGGTGCGGGTCGCCTCGCACACGCCGCGCCTGTCGGGCGCCGTCGCGCCGTTCCGCGCCGCCCTCGAAGCCTCGCAGCCGGGCCGGCCGGCCCGGGACAGGACGCTGATCGGCGCCGCGGACGGCGCTGTCGTGGCCGGCGCCGCCGGCCTGGCGGGGCTGGCGGCCCAGCTCGCCGCCACGATCGACTGGGCGGCGGTGCTGGAGGCGATGGTCGAACGCGGCATGACGCGAGTGCTCGAACTCGGCCCCGGCACCGCCCTCGCCGACATGGTGCGCAGCGCCTATCCCGCTCTGGACGTGCGCGCCATCGACGATTTCCGCAGCCTCGACGGCATCCAGGCCTGGCTCGCCCGCTGA
- the mdcB gene encoding triphosphoribosyl-dephospho-CoA synthase MdcB, which produces MTALRRPAPWQGAEAIGQAARDCLRLEIATYPKPGLVSPVDSGAHDDMDAAIMNRSADALMPFFARLAAAGAAGAAMAGLRTIGIEAETAMMAATGGVNTHRGAIFGMGLLCAAAGFRARYGAPGTLGSIVMHRWGPDIAQGPVALRSHGTAVARRYAAGGARAEAAAGFPSLYHIALPALAEGRRLAPADAEAARVHALMALIAGVEDTNLLYRGGAAGLVFARQQAHAFLAEGSVGTAGWRARGIAIHEDFVARRLSAGGCADLLAMALFAGLDAP; this is translated from the coding sequence ATGACCGCGCTGCGGCGCCCGGCGCCCTGGCAGGGGGCGGAAGCGATCGGGCAGGCGGCCCGGGACTGCCTGCGGCTCGAGATCGCGACCTATCCCAAGCCGGGGCTGGTCAGCCCGGTCGACAGCGGCGCCCATGACGACATGGACGCCGCCATCATGAACCGGAGCGCCGATGCGCTCATGCCGTTCTTCGCGCGGCTGGCGGCGGCCGGCGCCGCCGGCGCGGCCATGGCCGGGCTGCGCACCATCGGCATCGAGGCGGAGACGGCGATGATGGCCGCGACCGGCGGCGTCAACACCCATCGCGGCGCCATCTTCGGCATGGGGCTGCTCTGCGCGGCGGCGGGCTTTCGCGCCCGCTACGGCGCGCCGGGAACCCTCGGATCGATCGTCATGCATCGGTGGGGGCCGGACATCGCCCAGGGGCCGGTGGCGCTGCGCAGCCATGGCACCGCGGTGGCGCGCCGCTATGCGGCGGGCGGCGCCCGCGCCGAGGCGGCCGCCGGCTTCCCGTCGCTCTACCACATCGCCCTGCCGGCCCTGGCCGAGGGCCGCCGCCTGGCGCCGGCCGACGCCGAGGCCGCGCGCGTCCATGCGCTGATGGCCTTGATCGCCGGGGTCGAGGACACCAATCTGCTCTATCGCGGCGGCGCCGCGGGGCTGGTCTTCGCCCGGCAGCAGGCGCACGCCTTCCTCGCCGAGGGGAGCGTCGGGACGGCCGGCTGGCGCGCGCGCGGCATCGCCATCCACGAGGATTTCGTCGCCCGCCGGCTGAGCGCCGGCGGCTGCGCCGACCTGCTCGCAATGGCGCTGTTCGCCGGGCTCGACGCGCCGTGA